From the genome of Chelonia mydas isolate rCheMyd1 chromosome 2, rCheMyd1.pri.v2, whole genome shotgun sequence, one region includes:
- the DYNC2I1 gene encoding cytoplasmic dynein 2 intermediate chain 1 isoform X9, with product MQRQKSEEELEISDNYLTNYEDDFEDYVDDFDDDDDEDNESEARDSEERLREIPVSKKSEIEEIQRAINAENERIGTLLPKQIQKEHEKEPNMERQDSPARGSLCGMFMDFETANQRQSNRNMASKQKKRSSELLRLIDLDFSVSFSLLDLPPVNEYDMYIRNFGKTNTKQAYVQSNEDNLERDVQTDEIETLEKWTQHPGDSVLVSGGPRSSNDVSIDIAVTPKIDSQRLTNFLRSACQVIAVLLEEDRVATQPRWNLRSRQTSLSISDSCFQLNTNLPFLHGRKVSCLHVSQVQRQALLSVHGLPEKPGAIQLDRKYIVCVWNVWQPSSPQKVLVCEAEVSCCCFSPSKATLVFAGTMDGSLVVWDLREDSRMHHCIKLNETDWIFRAPTFSTDGVLSSLNHTYPVLAIEPVSTSVYKEQNYGLSHLSSQEEMSGLSFQIASMDENGTLNLWVAVELQKVDLAGSQSDLGLIPGGKVKLVHSSTVQLNSSLFPKDILCLRTPQTLNIKFLPSNPNHFIVGTDIGVVSHGARHDLRVPPKLFKPQQGGPRSIRANAVDFSPFGKPIFLVGCSDGSIRLHQMTSEHPLIQWNDSTNGQPVIALQWALTRPAVFFVLDASSCVYIWDLLENDLCPVAKQIIQSDKVMTMVVLGEPEKTNGLLGIALAKQSGIIDIQYVKKRWALPQSEESEKLLLLLQQSL from the exons ATGCAGAGGCAAAAAAGTGAGGAAGAACTT GAAATCAGTGATAACTATTTGACAAATTATGAAGATGATTTTGAA gattatGTAGATGATTttgatgacgatgatgatgaaGACAATGAGAGTGAGGCTAGAGACTCAGAAGAAAGACTAAGAGAGATCCCTGTTTCCAAAAAATCAGAAATAGAAGAAATTCAAAGAGCAATTAATGCAGAAAATGAGAGGATTGGTACCTTACTACCAAAGCAAATTCAAAAAGAACATGAAAAGGAACCAAACATGG AAAGGCAAGATTCTCCTGCCAGAGGCTCTCTTTGTGGAATGTTCATGGATTTTGAAACAGCAAACCAGCGGCAAAGTAATCGAAATATGGCCAGTAAACAGAA GAAACGCAGTTCAGAACTGCTCCGACTAATTGACCTGGATTTCTCAGTCAGTTTTTCTTTACTGGATTTGCCTCCAGTGAATGAATATGACATGTACATCAGGAACTTTggaaaaacaaacactaaacag GCATATGTTCAGAGCAATGAGGATAATCTTGAGAGAGACGTTCAAACAGATGAAATAGAGACTCTAGAAAAATGGACACAACATCCAGGAGACAGTGTCCTTGTATCTGGAG GTCCCAGAAGCAGCAATGATGTGTCTATAGATATTGCTGTAACACCTAAGATTGATTCACAGAGATTAACAAACTTCCTCCGGTCTGCTTGTCAG GTGATTGCTGTTTTGCTTGAGGAAGATCGAGTTGCAACACAACCCAGGTGGAATCTAAGATCTCGACAAACCAGTCTGTCTATTAGTGATAGCTGCTTCCAGTTAAATACTAATCTACCTTTTCTCCATG GCCGAAAGGTATCCTGTTTGCACGTCTCTCAGGTTCAGAGGCAGGCATTGCTTTCTGTTCACGGGTTACCTGAAAAGCCAGGTGCTATTCAATTGGACAGGAAGTACATCGTATGTGTATGGAATGTCTGGCAGCCTTCCAGTCCTCAGAAAGTTTTAGTTTGTGAAGCAGAG GTGTCATGCTGCTGCTTTAGTCCCAGTAAGGCAACTTTAGTATTTGCCGGAACAATGGATGGTTCATTGGTAGTGTGGGATCTCCGAGAAGACTCAAGGATGCATCACTGTATAAAGTTAAATGAAACTGACTGGATTTTTAGAGCTCCAACATTTTCTACTG ATGGTGTTCTCTCCTCGTTAAATCACACATATCCTGTACTGGCAATAGAACCTGTCTCAACATCTGTCTATAAGGAACAGAATTATGGGCTCTCACACCTATCTTCTCAAGAAG AAATGTCAGGCCTGTCATTCCAGATAGCTTCAATGGATGAAAATGGGACTCTCAATCTGTGG GTAGCAGTTGAATTACAAAAAGTGGATTTGGCTGGTTCACAAAGTGATTTAG GTTTGATTCCTGGGGGGAAAGTAAAGTTAGTACATAGCTCTACTGTTCAGTTGAATAGCAG CCTTTTCCCAAAAGATATCCTATGCCTGAGGACACCTCAAACACTGAATATTAAGTTTCTCCCTTCTAATCCTAATCATTTCATTGTCGGAACAGACATT gGTGTGGTAAGTCATGGTGCAAGACATGATTTAAGAGTACCTCCAAAGCTGTTCAAACCCCAGCAGGGTGGACCAAGATCAATAAGAGCTAATGCAGTTGATTTCTCCCCTTTTGGAAAGCCAATATTTTTG GTTGGCTGTTCAGATGGAAGTATTAGATTGCACCAAATGACTTCAGAGCATCCCCTCATACAGTGGAATGACAGCACAAATGGCCAGCCAGTTATTGCCCTCCAGTGGGCTCTCACAAGACCTGCTGTGTTTTTTGTCCTGGATGCATCATCTTGTGTTTACATTTGGGATCTACTGGAAAACGACTTGTGTCCTGTAGCCAAACAAATCATCCAATCAGATAA GGTTATGACTATGGTTGTATTGGGTGAACCGGAAAAAACAAATGGTCTGTTGGGGATCGCATTGGCCAAACAATCTGGAATAATAGACATTCAGTATGTAAAGAAGAGGTGGGCATTACCTCAGTCAGAAGAGTCAGAAAAACTACTGTTGCTCTTGCAACAATCCTTATAA
- the DYNC2I1 gene encoding cytoplasmic dynein 2 intermediate chain 1 isoform X8, translating into MKGVQQIKERALKGKKKRTQAKGNTKVNMCQHGNLCRGKKEISDNYLTNYEDDFEDYVDDFDDDDDEDNESEARDSEERLREIPVSKKSEIEEIQRAINAENERIGTLLPKQIQKEHEKEPNMERQDSPARGSLCGMFMDFETANQRQSNRNMASKQKKRSSELLRLIDLDFSVSFSLLDLPPVNEYDMYIRNFGKTNTKQAYVQSNEDNLERDVQTDEIETLEKWTQHPGDSVLVSGGPRSSNDVSIDIAVTPKIDSQRLTNFLRSACQVIAVLLEEDRVATQPRWNLRSRQTSLSISDSCFQLNTNLPFLHGRKVSCLHVSQVQRQALLSVHGLPEKPGAIQLDRKYIVCVWNVWQPSSPQKVLVCEAEVSCCCFSPSKATLVFAGTMDGSLVVWDLREDSRMHHCIKLNETDWIFRAPTFSTDGVLSSLNHTYPVLAIEPVSTSVYKEQNYGLSHLSSQEEMSGLSFQIASMDENGTLNLWVAVELQKVDLAGSQSDLGLIPGGKVKLVHSSTVQLNSSLFPKDILCLRTPQTLNIKFLPSNPNHFIVGTDIGVVSHGARHDLRVPPKLFKPQQGGPRSIRANAVDFSPFGKPIFLVGCSDGSIRLHQMTSEHPLIQWNDSTNGQPVIALQWALTRPAVFFVLDASSCVYIWDLLENDLCPVAKQIIQSDKVMTMVVLGEPEKTNGLLGIALAKQSGIIDIQYVKKRWALPQSEESEKLLLLLQQSL; encoded by the exons CAACACCAAGGTGAACATGTGTCAGCATGGAAACCTATGCAGAGGCAAAAAA GAAATCAGTGATAACTATTTGACAAATTATGAAGATGATTTTGAA gattatGTAGATGATTttgatgacgatgatgatgaaGACAATGAGAGTGAGGCTAGAGACTCAGAAGAAAGACTAAGAGAGATCCCTGTTTCCAAAAAATCAGAAATAGAAGAAATTCAAAGAGCAATTAATGCAGAAAATGAGAGGATTGGTACCTTACTACCAAAGCAAATTCAAAAAGAACATGAAAAGGAACCAAACATGG AAAGGCAAGATTCTCCTGCCAGAGGCTCTCTTTGTGGAATGTTCATGGATTTTGAAACAGCAAACCAGCGGCAAAGTAATCGAAATATGGCCAGTAAACAGAA GAAACGCAGTTCAGAACTGCTCCGACTAATTGACCTGGATTTCTCAGTCAGTTTTTCTTTACTGGATTTGCCTCCAGTGAATGAATATGACATGTACATCAGGAACTTTggaaaaacaaacactaaacag GCATATGTTCAGAGCAATGAGGATAATCTTGAGAGAGACGTTCAAACAGATGAAATAGAGACTCTAGAAAAATGGACACAACATCCAGGAGACAGTGTCCTTGTATCTGGAG GTCCCAGAAGCAGCAATGATGTGTCTATAGATATTGCTGTAACACCTAAGATTGATTCACAGAGATTAACAAACTTCCTCCGGTCTGCTTGTCAG GTGATTGCTGTTTTGCTTGAGGAAGATCGAGTTGCAACACAACCCAGGTGGAATCTAAGATCTCGACAAACCAGTCTGTCTATTAGTGATAGCTGCTTCCAGTTAAATACTAATCTACCTTTTCTCCATG GCCGAAAGGTATCCTGTTTGCACGTCTCTCAGGTTCAGAGGCAGGCATTGCTTTCTGTTCACGGGTTACCTGAAAAGCCAGGTGCTATTCAATTGGACAGGAAGTACATCGTATGTGTATGGAATGTCTGGCAGCCTTCCAGTCCTCAGAAAGTTTTAGTTTGTGAAGCAGAG GTGTCATGCTGCTGCTTTAGTCCCAGTAAGGCAACTTTAGTATTTGCCGGAACAATGGATGGTTCATTGGTAGTGTGGGATCTCCGAGAAGACTCAAGGATGCATCACTGTATAAAGTTAAATGAAACTGACTGGATTTTTAGAGCTCCAACATTTTCTACTG ATGGTGTTCTCTCCTCGTTAAATCACACATATCCTGTACTGGCAATAGAACCTGTCTCAACATCTGTCTATAAGGAACAGAATTATGGGCTCTCACACCTATCTTCTCAAGAAG AAATGTCAGGCCTGTCATTCCAGATAGCTTCAATGGATGAAAATGGGACTCTCAATCTGTGG GTAGCAGTTGAATTACAAAAAGTGGATTTGGCTGGTTCACAAAGTGATTTAG GTTTGATTCCTGGGGGGAAAGTAAAGTTAGTACATAGCTCTACTGTTCAGTTGAATAGCAG CCTTTTCCCAAAAGATATCCTATGCCTGAGGACACCTCAAACACTGAATATTAAGTTTCTCCCTTCTAATCCTAATCATTTCATTGTCGGAACAGACATT gGTGTGGTAAGTCATGGTGCAAGACATGATTTAAGAGTACCTCCAAAGCTGTTCAAACCCCAGCAGGGTGGACCAAGATCAATAAGAGCTAATGCAGTTGATTTCTCCCCTTTTGGAAAGCCAATATTTTTG GTTGGCTGTTCAGATGGAAGTATTAGATTGCACCAAATGACTTCAGAGCATCCCCTCATACAGTGGAATGACAGCACAAATGGCCAGCCAGTTATTGCCCTCCAGTGGGCTCTCACAAGACCTGCTGTGTTTTTTGTCCTGGATGCATCATCTTGTGTTTACATTTGGGATCTACTGGAAAACGACTTGTGTCCTGTAGCCAAACAAATCATCCAATCAGATAA GGTTATGACTATGGTTGTATTGGGTGAACCGGAAAAAACAAATGGTCTGTTGGGGATCGCATTGGCCAAACAATCTGGAATAATAGACATTCAGTATGTAAAGAAGAGGTGGGCATTACCTCAGTCAGAAGAGTCAGAAAAACTACTGTTGCTCTTGCAACAATCCTTATAA
- the DYNC2I1 gene encoding cytoplasmic dynein 2 intermediate chain 1 isoform X10 has product MKRSSELLRLIDLDFSVSFSLLDLPPVNEYDMYIRNFGKTNTKQAYVQSNEDNLERDVQTDEIETLEKWTQHPGDSVLVSGGPRSSNDVSIDIAVTPKIDSQRLTNFLRSACQVIAVLLEEDRVATQPRWNLRSRQTSLSISDSCFQLNTNLPFLHGRKVSCLHVSQVQRQALLSVHGLPEKPGAIQLDRKYIVCVWNVWQPSSPQKVLVCEAEVSCCCFSPSKATLVFAGTMDGSLVVWDLREDSRMHHCIKLNETDWIFRAPTFSTDGVLSSLNHTYPVLAIEPVSTSVYKEQNYGLSHLSSQEEMSGLSFQIASMDENGTLNLWVAVELQKVDLAGSQSDLGLIPGGKVKLVHSSTVQLNSSLFPKDILCLRTPQTLNIKFLPSNPNHFIVGTDIGVVSHGARHDLRVPPKLFKPQQGGPRSIRANAVDFSPFGKPIFLVGCSDGSIRLHQMTSEHPLIQWNDSTNGQPVIALQWALTRPAVFFVLDASSCVYIWDLLENDLCPVAKQIIQSDKVMTMVVLGEPEKTNGLLGIALAKQSGIIDIQYVKKRWALPQSEESEKLLLLLQQSL; this is encoded by the exons AT GAAACGCAGTTCAGAACTGCTCCGACTAATTGACCTGGATTTCTCAGTCAGTTTTTCTTTACTGGATTTGCCTCCAGTGAATGAATATGACATGTACATCAGGAACTTTggaaaaacaaacactaaacag GCATATGTTCAGAGCAATGAGGATAATCTTGAGAGAGACGTTCAAACAGATGAAATAGAGACTCTAGAAAAATGGACACAACATCCAGGAGACAGTGTCCTTGTATCTGGAG GTCCCAGAAGCAGCAATGATGTGTCTATAGATATTGCTGTAACACCTAAGATTGATTCACAGAGATTAACAAACTTCCTCCGGTCTGCTTGTCAG GTGATTGCTGTTTTGCTTGAGGAAGATCGAGTTGCAACACAACCCAGGTGGAATCTAAGATCTCGACAAACCAGTCTGTCTATTAGTGATAGCTGCTTCCAGTTAAATACTAATCTACCTTTTCTCCATG GCCGAAAGGTATCCTGTTTGCACGTCTCTCAGGTTCAGAGGCAGGCATTGCTTTCTGTTCACGGGTTACCTGAAAAGCCAGGTGCTATTCAATTGGACAGGAAGTACATCGTATGTGTATGGAATGTCTGGCAGCCTTCCAGTCCTCAGAAAGTTTTAGTTTGTGAAGCAGAG GTGTCATGCTGCTGCTTTAGTCCCAGTAAGGCAACTTTAGTATTTGCCGGAACAATGGATGGTTCATTGGTAGTGTGGGATCTCCGAGAAGACTCAAGGATGCATCACTGTATAAAGTTAAATGAAACTGACTGGATTTTTAGAGCTCCAACATTTTCTACTG ATGGTGTTCTCTCCTCGTTAAATCACACATATCCTGTACTGGCAATAGAACCTGTCTCAACATCTGTCTATAAGGAACAGAATTATGGGCTCTCACACCTATCTTCTCAAGAAG AAATGTCAGGCCTGTCATTCCAGATAGCTTCAATGGATGAAAATGGGACTCTCAATCTGTGG GTAGCAGTTGAATTACAAAAAGTGGATTTGGCTGGTTCACAAAGTGATTTAG GTTTGATTCCTGGGGGGAAAGTAAAGTTAGTACATAGCTCTACTGTTCAGTTGAATAGCAG CCTTTTCCCAAAAGATATCCTATGCCTGAGGACACCTCAAACACTGAATATTAAGTTTCTCCCTTCTAATCCTAATCATTTCATTGTCGGAACAGACATT gGTGTGGTAAGTCATGGTGCAAGACATGATTTAAGAGTACCTCCAAAGCTGTTCAAACCCCAGCAGGGTGGACCAAGATCAATAAGAGCTAATGCAGTTGATTTCTCCCCTTTTGGAAAGCCAATATTTTTG GTTGGCTGTTCAGATGGAAGTATTAGATTGCACCAAATGACTTCAGAGCATCCCCTCATACAGTGGAATGACAGCACAAATGGCCAGCCAGTTATTGCCCTCCAGTGGGCTCTCACAAGACCTGCTGTGTTTTTTGTCCTGGATGCATCATCTTGTGTTTACATTTGGGATCTACTGGAAAACGACTTGTGTCCTGTAGCCAAACAAATCATCCAATCAGATAA GGTTATGACTATGGTTGTATTGGGTGAACCGGAAAAAACAAATGGTCTGTTGGGGATCGCATTGGCCAAACAATCTGGAATAATAGACATTCAGTATGTAAAGAAGAGGTGGGCATTACCTCAGTCAGAAGAGTCAGAAAAACTACTGTTGCTCTTGCAACAATCCTTATAA